In Phoenix dactylifera cultivar Barhee BC4 unplaced genomic scaffold, palm_55x_up_171113_PBpolish2nd_filt_p 001279F, whole genome shotgun sequence, a single genomic region encodes these proteins:
- the LOC103720011 gene encoding cytochrome b-c1 complex subunit 9-like isoform X1 — translation MGLWDGLYRVLMRRNSVYVTFVVAGAFVGERMVDNGVHKLWDYCNVGRVQDMLTLMTWVSDLVCLSVAKRRNLRIFQFWDKDCQNDLVPRCSILKFLRLF, via the exons ATGGGCCTCTGGGACGGACTCTACCGCGTCCTGATGCGCCGGAACTCCGTCTACGTCACCTTCGTCGTCGCCGGCGCCTTCGTCGGAGAACGG ATGGTAGACAATGGAGTGCACAAACTATGGGATTACTGCAATGTTGGG AGAGTGCAAGACATGTTAACCCTCATGACTTGGGTTTCAGATTTGGTTTGCTTGTCTGTTGCCAAAAG AAGAAATTTGAGGATATTCCAGTTCTGGGACAAAGACTGTCAGAATGATTTGGTTCCCAGGTGCAGCATTTTGAAGTTTTTGAGATTATTCTAA
- the LOC103720011 gene encoding cytochrome b-c1 complex subunit 9-like isoform X2: MGLWDGLYRVLMRRNSVYVTFVVAGAFVGERMVDNGVHKLWDYCNVGKKFEDIPVLGQRLSE; the protein is encoded by the exons ATGGGCCTCTGGGACGGACTCTACCGCGTCCTGATGCGCCGGAACTCCGTCTACGTCACCTTCGTCGTCGCCGGCGCCTTCGTCGGAGAACGG ATGGTAGACAATGGAGTGCACAAACTATGGGATTACTGCAATGTTGGG AAGAAATTTGAGGATATTCCAGTTCTGGGACAAAGACTGTCAGAATGA
- the LOC103721477 gene encoding protein BIC1-like: MPAPESTQLEDLKKRSGREAASKDSSGKKQRCPALEKRRTDASRDQAGLEDSGRERLRRHRFEMARSICMPDTWEQEGLLKDWTDSSAFSTSFVSKGIASAREALVEEFRRANSGGLKV; the protein is encoded by the coding sequence ATGCCAGCACCAGAGAGTACTCAATTGGAGGATCTGAAAAAGCGCAGCGGGCGTGAAGCAgcttcaaaggattcaagtggAAAGAAGCAGCGGTGCCCGGCATTGGAAAAACGCCGGACGGATGCCTCAAGGGACCAAGCTGGCTTGGAAGATTCTGGGCGAGAAAGGCTAAGAAGGCACAGGTTCGAGATGGCCAGGAGTATTTGTATGCCAGATACTTGGGAGCAGGAGGGACTACTGAAGGATTGGACAGATTCCTCAGCCTTCAGTACCTCCTTCGTCTCCAAGGGAATAGCATCAGCCCGTGAGGCGTTGGTTGAGGAATTCCGGCGGGCAAATTCTGGCGGGTTAAAAGTATAG